Within Phycisphaerae bacterium, the genomic segment TGTGGGTAGTGCACCCGGACCATCGGCCGAAGGGTCTCGGCATTGAGCTCTTCAACGCGGTGGTGGGGGAGTCGCAAGTCAGCGTCTGCCTCGGCGTCAACCCGCACGTCAGCCGGTTCTACACCGCTGCGGGCTATCGGCAGCTTGACTCGCTGCACCGCTACGCCGTTCCGCTGGACCCGCAGGCATATCCGCTCCTTCTGAAGCAGTTGCCCGAAAACGGCAGGGGGGACATCCAGGAGTGGTTTGGCGGCTTAGGGCTTGATGACGCTTCGCCAGTCGAACCACAGACGATCCAGCCGGCCGAATTGGCTGAGTTCTGGTACGACGCCGGATCGCGCTGGCGGCTGGCGCTGGAGCGAACTGAGGAGTTTTGGGCCTGGCGATATCGCGACGCGGTTGCCTTTTCATACCGCATGTTCGGCTCGCCGCACGGCAGCTATGTTATCGGACGTTGCGAGAAGGCTTCACATCCCCTGCACCCGGAATTGGAGGGAAGGGCAGTCTTGCGGATCATCGAACTCCTGCCGACGCCCGGCGACGCACCGGATAGCATGATCAACCTGCTTCGCAGCGTCCTGGCCTGGGCCCACCGGCAGGGCGGTATCGCAGCGGATTTCCAGTGCTCAAGCCGCGTCCTCGAACCGATCCTGGCCGCCGCGGGTTTTCGCCAGCGCTGCGAGCAGCAGCCGCTGGCCCAGTTGCCCGAACTCTTCTCGCCGGTCCGCCACGACGTGGCTGCGATCAACGCATTCATCAGGATCAACGGCGACGCCAACCCCATCGCCTTCGACCAAACCTACCTCGTCAAATCCGACGGCGACATGGACCGCCCGACACGATGGTCCTTATGAACTCATGATGTGACCTGCCGCGTGTATTCGACCGGTTCGGCGTCCGCCCGCGTCGGCAAATCGTTCGTGTCTAGACGCGGCAATCGCAGCGGGCAGTCCTCGCCCGTGGCCACCGCGAAACGTGTGGTGAACCCGGCGCAACATCCGCTGGTCCGCAGTATCTCCAGCAGCGAATCGTTGCACGACCCATAAGGATAGGTCATAAACCAATCGCAGCCGTCGACGCCGAGATCGGTCATGAACGCCATCGACCGGCGGATCTGCTCGGCCTGGTGGTGGGGGGGGAGACTCGCCAGCCAGTAGTGATCGTAGCCGTGATTCGCCACGGTCATGCCCGCGGCGATCATCGCCCGCAGTTCCTCGCGGCTCATGTACAGCTCAGCTGCGAACACACGCTCGTCGTCGGTCACGTATTTGCGGAACAGCTCATCGGTGATCTCCGCGCGAAGCTGCTCGGGCAGGTCCCGCTGGAGCATCCGTTTGATGAAGATGACCTCAGCCGGATCGAACCGGTTGGGGTGAGCCAGTTCATCCCAGTACTCCGTATTCGTCCGCAGGCCGTGCGCGTCGCGGTGGCGATCGACCAGCGAGAAGAGCTCGTCCACCGCCCTGCTGACGTTATCGGACGTTGCCGAAAGGATGAAGTGAATCTTGTTCACATCCAGCACCCGGCCCTCGATGACCGACCGCGCCACGGG encodes:
- a CDS encoding GNAT family N-acetyltransferase encodes the protein MKPRIIPFDDSWWPALVAFLNEHWQANHPVTQRELFFWQYKGFGPRAGVNASRIAVVGDAIVGFLGAIPGLYRLDGQQVAGSALALWVVHPDHRPKGLGIELFNAVVGESQVSVCLGVNPHVSRFYTAAGYRQLDSLHRYAVPLDPQAYPLLLKQLPENGRGDIQEWFGGLGLDDASPVEPQTIQPAELAEFWYDAGSRWRLALERTEEFWAWRYRDAVAFSYRMFGSPHGSYVIGRCEKASHPLHPELEGRAVLRIIELLPTPGDAPDSMINLLRSVLAWAHRQGGIAADFQCSSRVLEPILAAAGFRQRCEQQPLAQLPELFSPVRHDVAAINAFIRINGDANPIAFDQTYLVKSDGDMDRPTRWSL
- a CDS encoding polysaccharide deacetylase family protein; amino-acid sequence: MIQQLTILMYHYVRDAEATPYPGIKARSVGGFRGQIEYVLRHYEPIGAAELVRAVRDASFRLPRNAVLLTFDDGYRDHFENVLPILREHKLSGVFAPVARSVIEGRVLDVNKIHFILSATSDNVSRAVDELFSLVDRHRDAHGLRTNTEYWDELAHPNRFDPAEVIFIKRMLQRDLPEQLRAEITDELFRKYVTDDERVFAAELYMSREELRAMIAAGMTVANHGYDHYWLASLPPHHQAEQIRRSMAFMTDLGVDGCDWFMTYPYGSCNDSLLEILRTSGCCAGFTTRFAVATGEDCPLRLPRLDTNDLPTRADAEPVEYTRQVTS